One region of Plasmodium vivax chromosome 7, whole genome shotgun sequence genomic DNA includes:
- a CDS encoding hypothetical protein, conserved (encoded by transcript PVX_099985A), whose amino-acid sequence MDDAHVHGKYKSVSKREGRQGRGKKITSNGHLVRDVKQSAHVGDTPSQKLSDKKDGSAQANHVDRANKPVETSASEQGHANREQQHRGALHRGRRNHYSDAKLGREQPNGNYYDKSDYVKRERVVDHYKKLDGVYPSHSGRRSNRGYHQRGSYRNEPTGRGTTDRWHRYYPKERTSKAAEGGRRDRNGITPNSGHSVLPPLNNPPQGSNMGMKYPNEVVQRGGKEKTTFSHSGEHEKGRQTEVRSVQVDHSADSLQENFAHRNEVPPSKGKTLSQLHRNEKSEEHFTNGLQETSESTPTVENTYLNELSPINMAANGCRGALLEREIEGDQSGPFYIHRGVRNNDVVEVPREEPNWKSTNNHLEKKVGPNEPPSGGGTNQKDTPPMGGSPNANDNLRKLKREEEKKKVMNWKLEEQTLLEEGLRVYKDLKNCPEKWEKVSEIVKTKGPEDCLKRFLYCRFVVLKEKQKMEKELQERQRGEREEPSEVKPSEPNQPNEPNDPNEEGSEQANEELEQDIDSDDMNINNNANITGKSLVLGNVHIKNISLYKAVQLKLQLLCTRCCNTFDVTTTSKDAPQLVCTCANCSSSAVVEVYRNICFMENSCVCVLKFNQCSLMDLLSGDYSVNCESCGRKSILKNVTSGKEMHANCQKCFTKLEFKYSGFSFDEIVSANNAAIKKIDEMINKLFTKKKSSKKAVAAPNNLKIEKCKNVIKVNNIEVKDGACKHFKKSHRLFKFPCCNKIFPCPTCHDLNSNHECGIAKRVICGFCFREFDDDDVCVCQRDKKAKKGGNFWEGGKGCRNAVALSRNDSKKYKLLNRQTVQKKKKK is encoded by the exons ATGGATGATGCACACGTGCATGGGAAGTACAAGAGTGtttcaaaaagggagggaaggcagggaagagggaaaaaaataaccagcAATGGTCACCTCGTTAGGGATGTGAAGCAGAGCGCACACGTGGGGGATACGCCCAGCCAAAAACTGAGCGATAAAAAGGATGGAAGTGCTCAGGCGAACCATGTGGACAGGGCGAATAAACCGGTGGAAACTTCGGCCAGTGAACAGGGCCATGCGAACAGGGAGCAGCAGCATAGGGGGGCGCTGcacagggggaggagaaaccATTATAGTGATGCAAAATTGGGGAGGGAACAGCCAAATGGAAATTATTACGACAAGTCAGATTAcgtgaaaagggaaagggtgGTGGACCATTATAAAAAGTTAGACGGTGTTTACCCCAGCCATAGTGGAAGGAGGAGCAATCGCGGCTACCATCAAAGGGGAAGCTACCGAAACGAACCCACCGGAAGGGGGACAACGGATCGGTGGCATCGTTACTACCCCAAAGAGAGAACTAGCAAGGCGGCGGAAGGGGGCAGGAGAGACCGAAATGGAATTACCCCTAACAGCGGTCATTCGGTTCTCCCACCTTTGAATAACCCCCCCCAAGGTAGCAACATGGGCATGAAGTACCCCAATGAAGTAGTccaaagagggggaaaagaaaaaactacCTTTAGTCACTCTGGTGAGCatgaaaagggaaggcaaaCAGAAGTGCGCTCAGTTCAGGTGGACCACTCGGCGGACTCACTCCAAGAGAATTTTGCACACAGAAATGAGGTCCCTCCCAGTAAGGGGAAAACGCTCTCCCAGTTGCATCGGAACGAAAAATCGGAAGAACACTTTACGAATGGCCTCCAAGAAACCAGTGAGAGTACCCCCACGGTGGAAAACACTTACTTAAATGAGTTGAGCCCAATCAACATGGCTGCAAATGGTTGTAGGGGGGCTCTCCTTGAAAGAGAAATTGAAGGAGACCAAAGTGGCCCCTTTTATATTCACCGTGGGGTCAGAAATAATGACGTGGTGGAAGTCCCAAGGGAGGAGCCCAACTGGAAAAGCACAAATAaccatttggagaaaaaggTCGGCCCAAATGAACCCCCCAGTGGAGGAGGTACCAACCAGAAGGATACCCCACCGATGGGAGGGAGCCCAAATGCGAATGACAATCTGAGGAAGTTgaagagggaagaagaaaaaaaaaaagtaatgaaCTGGAAGCTGGAGGAGCAAACGCTGCTTGAGGAAGGGCTGAGGGTTTACAAggacttaaaaaattgccccgaaaaatgggaaaaggtTAGCGAAATTGTGAAGACGAAGGGGCCCGAGGACTGCTTGAAGCGGTTCCTCTACTGCAGGTTCGTCGTTCtgaaggaaaagcaaaagatgGAGAAGGAGCTGCAGGAACGGCAGCGGGGAGAGCGGGAAGAACCGAGCGAAGTCAAACCGAGCGAACCGAACCAACCGAATGAGCCGAACGACCCGAACGAGGAAGGCAGCGAGCAGGCGAACGAGGAGCTGGAGCAGGACATTGACAGCGACGACATGAACATCAATAACAACGCGAACATAACGGGGAAGAGCCTCGTGCTTGGCAACGTCCACATCAAAAATATATCCCTCTACAAGGCCGTCCAGTTGAA gCTGCAGCTGCTTTGCACCCGGTGCTGCAACACATTTGATGTCACCACGACGAGCAAAGACGCGCCCCAGTTAG TTTGCACCTGCGCGAACTGCAGCAGCAGCGCCGTTGTGGAGGTGTACAGAAATATTTGCTTCATGGAAAACAGCTGCGTGTGCGTTTTGAAGTTTAACCAGTGCTCGCTGATG gACTTGCTAAGCGGGGATTACAGCGTGAACTGCGAAAGCTGTGGGAGGAAGAGCATCCTGAAGAATGTCACCTCTG GCAAAGAAATGCACGCCAACTGCCAGAAGTGCTTCACCAAGCTGGAATTCAAATACAGCGGCTTCTCCTTTGACGAGATAGTCAGCGCGAACAATGCCGCGATCAAAAA aATCGACGAAATGATAAACAAGCTGTTCACGAAAAAGAAGTCCAGCAAGAAGGCCGTGGCTGCACcgaacaatttgaagatagaaaaatgcaaaaacgTTATAAAGGTAAATAATATAGAAGTGAAGGATGGTGCATGcaagcattttaaaaagtccCATCGCCTCTTCAAATTCCCCTGTTGTAACAAG aTATTTCCGTGCCCCACTTGCCACGATTTAAATAGCAACCACGAATGCGGCATTGCCAAGCGGGTGATTTGCGGATTTTGCTTCCGTGAATTTGATGACGACGACGTGTGCGTGTGTCAGCGGGACAAGAAGGCGAAGAAAGGCGGCAACTTCTGGGAG GGAGGAAAAGGATGCCGCAACGCAGTCGCGCTGAGCAGGAATGACTCCAAGAAGTACAAGTTGTTGAACCGGCAAACTgtgcagaagaaaaagaagaagtag